The Fundidesulfovibrio putealis DSM 16056 region TGCATGCAAGGCACAGCTCGAACCAGCAGGTCCGGCCCCAACAACAATGATATCGAAATCAATTGACATCGCATCCCCTGGCAAAATCGAGTGTGGCGTATCAAGCTAGGCACGTGTAACCAGCAGTGAACATATACGGTTCTTGATGTGGAGTCTTTCTGGTTTTTTATCAAAATTCGTGCCTGACTGCTTTTGCGCGGTTGCTGCGAGATGTTTCACGAAACCGATCCCAGAGATGTCGTGTGCCAGGCGGTCGGGGTTCGCCTCAGTCGGGGTTCGCCTGAACCACGCTGATGGCTTCGTTCCCGCATTACTGATTCCGCTTCACGAAGGCCGTCGAAAAACATGAGTAACAAGTCTCCGGGCAACACCGGTATTCATCACTTCGCAGCATGAATCCGGGTTCACGCCCAAAGGAAGGCCGCGCCCTCCGAGCTTTTCCAAGTTTCGGGTGTCTGCCCACCTTCCCAGCGCCGCAAGGCGAGAGAGCGATTTCGGAGACGAGCCGGGATTGAGCCGGTGATCGGGCATGTCAAACATGATCACCGCATGGCGAGAAATTAAGTGAAAGGAGTGCTCGGCGACGCCATCAACCTGTTCATGGCCGCCGCTGCCTTCAACTTCAGGAAGTGGATGCGCGGACTGGCGCAGCTTTTTGCCCTCATTTTTGTCTGCTTGTTTGCCGGGACAAAGAGAGCTCCATCTCGCTACGCCGTCGTATGACGGTGTAAATGTGTTTTCCAGGGCCGACGGATTTAGCCCGAGCCTTTCGGTGCTTCAGATCATCATGAAAGGGAAGTGTGATTCAAGCGCACGCAGCCAGGAACCCCCCTCCGGCCCACGCGCTGGGATTTTGATGTCACCCAAGGGGTGGGTGACATCATGGGTGACATCACTTGAATTTGGAAAAGAACAAGGCCGGCCAGGGTTACCTAACCAACCTTGTTCATTGGAAAATATGTGGTGAAGCTGGACGGAATCGAACCGACGACCTCATGAATGCCATGAATGGGTGCCGCACCAATAACCACATGGAACAAAACAACTTTTTTAGAGCGATGTCACCCGCCATCCGGCAAAACGCGGCAAATAGTGCAGAAAACCGGTGACATCAAGCGTTTAGGGCCTCCAAATCTGGCGGCGAATAGTGGAAGCGGGCAGAAGATCGACGGAAAGTTTCGACTTATCGCGTTCCCCACGTTCCCAAAATGCAGATGCCTGTTGTGGTGTGGACAGGCGTGTGGATGCAGGGCCGACCGACATACTGACTACCAGTCCAGCAATTTGGGCGACCAAGTGCCTTAATCCTAAATTGAGCGATCCTGAAGGCGCATCCACTTGACGGTTGGACGGCATCGGATTTTCGGCTGACAGGATGGGTGTTCCACCTCCATTCCTCACTGAATGGGGGCAAGAATGGACAGAATGGGGGCAGGAGCCCAGTTTTAGGATGCGTTGGCGGCTGGAAAGGTCGCACCAACCCCTTTGATTTTCGGAAGAGAGCAATCCGTAGTGGTCAGGCCCAGGCAATTCTCGGAACTGACAGGCAACGATGCCACAGCTCTTTGAAATCCAGTCGAGTCATTACGTCGGCAGTGATTTTCAGGACCAACCGGCCAGAGTGGGACACGACCTTTGCGGCCACGTCCACAAGCCTACGGCGCAAAGTGGTCGGAAATGAGGTTGAGGGTATCACGGAAGCGCTGACATCCTGCTTGAAGGTTTCAAGCAGGAAAAAGGCAGTGACCATGGCGTAGTAGACGGCGGTATTCGGGGCAAAGCGCTTGAAGGGGAGTTCCTCGAAGCCGAATTCCTTGAAGGATCTGTGAACAAGTTCGTCTTCCCCTCGCCCATGGTAGGCATGGATGACAGCCTCAGCCAGGGTCATGTGCCCCAGACCAGCGGCCTGGAGGAGTTGATCAACGGGGTCACCCATGCCCAGATTGGTGTAGACGAGCGTACCTGGCCGACTGCCTGGCAGGAAATATTGCTTTTCTTCCAAGAGCGGACGCCAGATAATGGCTCGTCGGAATCGTTTCCAGTTGGCCCGACGGTCGCCAAAATCCAGGAATTCCCAGACGTCTTCTTCGGCTTTGCCGAAGTGGTGCTGGTAGGCGGATTCGGGAGTGTCCTTCACTAGGGCTTTGATGTCGTTCACGAACCGTCCGCCGCAGATGTAGCCGATCCCGAGGGATTCCGCCAAGTTGAAGAGCTTCTGGTCGGTAAATCCTGAATCCAGGCGGATGAGGATCGGAACGTTCTGGCTGTACCGGGTGCGGATCATATGCACGACGTGCTTGATCATTTTGATGGCGTGGTCGGCATGGTTGGAGTGGGTGTCTCCGCTACGTAAAACCGCGTCGATGATGAATCGGCCCCAGGTCATCTGGAGCGGTGCGAATCCGAGGATTTTCTTGTAGGTGGGCTTGACCCCTTCGCGCTTGAGAGCATCGTCATTGTCCATGACCATGGTGTCCAGCCCAAGGATGATGACTTTGGGGGCTTCCTAGCTTCAGACGCCAGAGGAAGAGCTGGAGCAGAAGCCGCCGAAATCTCAACGCCCGTTGCCAGGACATGCCCGCGAAAAGTCGCTTGATGGCGTGTGAAGAGGCGAGGTTTTCCTGAGAGGTTTCAATGACGGCTGCGTATCCTGGGTCTTTGGCGAGGTCGTCGAAGTAGGTCAGATGGCGGCTGGTGCCGTCGAAGAAGAAGCACATGATCTGCTTGAAGGCTTCCTCAATGGGCAGGCCCTTGGAATTCTTTCGGACGCAGGCAAATAGACGGGAGAAGTGTGGATAGATGCCGATTCCACGGAGGTAGCGGGCAAACAGGTTGAGACCAGCGCGACCGGTCAGACAGTCAGCTGTGACCTGTACATCGTCGATGAAATTTGCTTTCGTTACTTTGAGTTTGGCCATCCAGTCCTCCACCCGTTGGGTGACGGGTTTCTTAGCATCGACTGGATATATTTGTAAGCAATTTCGGCACGATGAGCAATCGGTGAATGTGTGAAGGAGCGAGATAATCGCTCAGGCTAGGTAACAGATTGCATCTCCTCATTAGATGACTTGAGCTCTTCGTTTGATGTTTCCAGCTCCTCTAGAGCTGTCTGGAGATATTCCTCCTTATTGCGCAGTTCTTGCTGTAGCGCGTTTATATGAGTGTCGCTATGCATATTGTCAATTATATCGTGGCATGCATCCTGAGTGACAAGCTTATGTTGCGCTTGCATAGTTGGAGTAACATGCTCAAGAATGACAAGGTATAGGTTGGTTTCAACTGCTTCGCCGATTTC contains the following coding sequences:
- a CDS encoding transposase; the protein is MDNDDALKREGVKPTYKKILGFAPLQMTWGRFIIDAVLRSGDTHSNHADHAIKMIKHVVHMIRTRYSQNVPILIRLDSGFTDQKLFNLAESLGIGYICGGRFVNDIKALVKDTPESAYQHHFGKAEEDVWEFLDFGDRRANWKRFRRAIIWRPLLEEKQYFLPGSRPGTLVYTNLGMGDPVDQLLQAAGLGHMTLAEAVIHAYHGRGEDELVHRSFKEFGFEELPFKRFAPNTAVYYAMVTAFFLLETFKQDVSASVIPSTSFPTTLRRRLVDVAAKVVSHSGRLVLKITADVMTRLDFKELWHRCLSVPRIAWA